A genomic segment from Anas platyrhynchos isolate ZD024472 breed Pekin duck chromosome 5, IASCAAS_PekinDuck_T2T, whole genome shotgun sequence encodes:
- the LOC101804565 gene encoding CD59 glycoprotein isoform X1, with translation MGGTMIKMNCILLTVCIILVAFCSSGYALRCYHCENSPSLCKTNNTCLSTEDACLQMRFGKLRTSSCWKMSQCNVNDIAVFYQLDNFEYFCCQQDLCNESTVTAVNKAAFSIVSVMTMLWMLL, from the exons ATG GGAGGAACCATGATCAAGATGAATTGTATCCTGTTAACCGTCTGCATCATTCTGGTTGCTTTTTGTAGTTCAG GTTATGCCCTAAGGTGTTACCACTGTGAGAACAGCCCTTCCTTGTGCAAGACCAATAATACTTGCTTATCAACTGAAGATGCTTGCTTGCAGATGAGATTTG GTAAACTGAGAACGTCCTCCTGCTGGAAGATGTCCCAGTGCAATGTGAATGACATTGCTGTATTCTACCAGTTGGATAATTTTGAATACTTTTGCTGCCAACAAGACTTGTGCAATGAGAGCACAGTTACTGCAGTTAACAAAGCAGCTTTCAGTATTGTCTCTGTAATGACCATGTTATGGATGCTTCTGTAA
- the LOC101804565 gene encoding CD59 glycoprotein isoform X2 translates to MIKMNCILLTVCIILVAFCSSGYALRCYHCENSPSLCKTNNTCLSTEDACLQMRFGKLRTSSCWKMSQCNVNDIAVFYQLDNFEYFCCQQDLCNESTVTAVNKAAFSIVSVMTMLWMLL, encoded by the exons ATGATCAAGATGAATTGTATCCTGTTAACCGTCTGCATCATTCTGGTTGCTTTTTGTAGTTCAG GTTATGCCCTAAGGTGTTACCACTGTGAGAACAGCCCTTCCTTGTGCAAGACCAATAATACTTGCTTATCAACTGAAGATGCTTGCTTGCAGATGAGATTTG GTAAACTGAGAACGTCCTCCTGCTGGAAGATGTCCCAGTGCAATGTGAATGACATTGCTGTATTCTACCAGTTGGATAATTTTGAATACTTTTGCTGCCAACAAGACTTGTGCAATGAGAGCACAGTTACTGCAGTTAACAAAGCAGCTTTCAGTATTGTCTCTGTAATGACCATGTTATGGATGCTTCTGTAA